Proteins encoded together in one Myxococcales bacterium window:
- a CDS encoding phosphatase PAP2 family protein — MSPEPHSSTFPAPSTVVLAGARSASSPELPGAPPKLRESLLVTVISVAAMVGLYSGLDARNTRLLAAGETLFTPLTPLDAAIPLFVPFVWIYYTYFPLTLSLHVVTHTRREWLYEALSGYLLLAVTGFCFFALVPSQMPQPSLAACASADCRALDLMYRSDDGFHAFPSMHVAYSVYVALFFRDHAPKKAWLPTLLALAIAASTLLCKRHFVVDVPVGALLAFAARPIARRVRGATARVFRFAA; from the coding sequence GTGAGCCCCGAGCCCCACTCCTCCACGTTCCCGGCCCCCTCCACCGTCGTGCTCGCGGGTGCGCGCTCTGCGTCGTCCCCCGAGCTCCCGGGCGCCCCGCCGAAGCTCCGGGAGTCGCTCTTGGTGACCGTGATCTCGGTGGCCGCGATGGTGGGCCTCTACTCGGGCCTCGACGCGCGCAACACGCGCCTGCTCGCGGCGGGGGAGACGCTCTTCACGCCGCTCACCCCGCTCGACGCGGCCATCCCGCTCTTCGTGCCGTTCGTGTGGATCTACTACACGTATTTCCCCCTCACGCTGTCGCTCCACGTGGTGACGCACACGCGGCGCGAGTGGCTCTACGAGGCGCTCTCGGGCTACCTGTTGCTGGCGGTCACGGGCTTCTGCTTCTTCGCGCTCGTGCCCTCGCAGATGCCTCAGCCGAGCCTCGCCGCGTGCGCCTCGGCCGACTGCCGCGCGCTCGATCTCATGTACCGCTCGGACGACGGCTTCCACGCGTTCCCGAGCATGCACGTGGCCTACAGCGTGTATGTTGCACTGTTTTTCCGCGATCATGCGCCGAAGAAGGCGTGGCTCCCCACCCTGCTCGCGCTCGCGATCGCCGCGTCGACGCTGCTCTGCAAGCGGCACTTCGTGGTCGACGTGCCGGTGGGCGCGCTGCTCGCGTTCGCGGCGCGGCCGATCGCTCGGCGCGTGCGAGGGGCGACGGCGCGCGTCTTCCGGTTCGCGGCCTGA
- a CDS encoding MATE family efflux transporter: protein MVDRAQKRILEGPLAWEVFRFGIPLAIGAILQTTFNLVDAYLIAQLPKAEVGPAIGALGVCDQLAAVGTIFSYGVSTAAATIVANHRGKGDVEAVKRTAWQSFIVVGFLSALFGVLGLFAGPIVSGVIGLKGAAADVATKYLRVILAGSGTMFMLLQVTSIQRALGSSKTPVALLVLGNVLNVVFAVLCLFGPTPPEGALGFAGGIARTFGVPAMGMPGAAWATVIARALVLVPSFFVLTRRFDVVPKPEARRPDRKEIRELMRLAWPTSAQFVLRITAMLLVNSLVARFYSTEADQTATTAMGLVFRVDSVALFVAMGWGGAAQTFVGQNLGAHQDARAKRAGLVAAAYDALMNVAFFVLLGYYGEHVLRFFGKEDAPVAIGLDYLRIVGKSYVGLGIGVVLGNAITAAKAAKTAFRVDVGVLLAFQFPVCLVAVLVLKVSLLGLFQCVAATAFAGALAYGAVYLRGHWVAEGRAHDAPPEAETDKHEPPAPEAHDEAVGEARP, encoded by the coding sequence ATGGTCGACCGCGCGCAGAAGCGCATCCTCGAGGGGCCGCTGGCGTGGGAGGTGTTCCGTTTCGGGATCCCGCTCGCGATCGGCGCGATCCTCCAGACCACCTTCAACCTGGTCGACGCGTACCTCATCGCGCAGCTCCCGAAGGCCGAGGTCGGCCCGGCGATCGGCGCGCTCGGTGTGTGCGACCAGCTCGCGGCCGTCGGCACCATCTTCAGCTACGGAGTGTCCACGGCCGCCGCCACGATCGTCGCGAACCACCGCGGCAAAGGGGACGTCGAGGCCGTCAAACGCACCGCCTGGCAGTCCTTCATCGTCGTGGGCTTTTTGTCGGCGCTCTTCGGCGTGCTCGGCCTCTTCGCGGGCCCCATCGTGTCGGGTGTCATCGGCCTGAAGGGCGCCGCCGCGGACGTGGCCACCAAGTACCTGCGGGTCATCCTCGCGGGCAGCGGCACCATGTTCATGCTGCTCCAGGTCACGAGCATCCAACGGGCGCTCGGATCCTCGAAGACGCCCGTCGCGCTGCTCGTCCTCGGAAATGTGCTGAACGTCGTGTTCGCCGTGCTGTGCCTCTTCGGCCCGACGCCCCCCGAGGGCGCGCTCGGCTTCGCGGGGGGCATCGCGCGCACGTTCGGCGTGCCGGCCATGGGGATGCCGGGCGCGGCGTGGGCCACGGTCATCGCGCGGGCGCTCGTCCTCGTGCCGAGCTTCTTCGTGCTCACGCGAAGGTTCGACGTCGTCCCCAAGCCCGAGGCGCGAAGGCCCGACCGCAAAGAGATCCGCGAGCTCATGCGCCTCGCGTGGCCGACGAGCGCGCAGTTCGTCCTGCGCATCACCGCGATGTTGCTCGTCAATTCGCTCGTCGCCCGGTTCTACTCGACCGAGGCCGATCAGACGGCGACCACCGCGATGGGGCTCGTCTTCCGGGTCGACTCGGTGGCGCTCTTCGTGGCGATGGGCTGGGGCGGCGCCGCGCAGACGTTCGTCGGGCAGAACCTCGGCGCGCACCAAGACGCGCGGGCCAAACGCGCGGGCCTCGTGGCGGCCGCGTACGACGCCCTCATGAACGTCGCGTTCTTCGTGCTGCTCGGGTACTACGGCGAGCACGTGCTGCGCTTCTTCGGCAAAGAAGACGCGCCCGTCGCGATCGGCCTCGACTACCTCCGCATCGTCGGAAAGAGCTACGTCGGCCTCGGCATCGGCGTCGTGCTGGGCAACGCGATCACCGCCGCGAAGGCCGCAAAAACGGCCTTCCGCGTCGACGTGGGCGTGCTGCTCGCGTTCCAGTTCCCCGTGTGCCTCGTCGCGGTGCTCGTCCTGAAGGTGAGCCTGCTCGGCCTCTTCCAGTGTGTCGCGGCCACCGCGTTCGCGGGCGCGCTGGCGTACGGCGCCGTGTACCTGCGAGGGCACTGGGTCGCCGAGGGCCGTGCGCACGACGCGCCCCCCGAAGCCGAGACGGACAAACACGAACCACCCGCGCCCGAAGCCCACGACGAGGCCGTCGGCGAAGCTCGCCCCTGA
- a CDS encoding DUF1549 domain-containing protein, translating to MRTLRNTAWSLAAMGLVAGLAACSSEGDPNSLGNPQNVLNPGDPFVPGPGGVPGGGSGGGEEGPPVQLEQRKRDYGESLRAASLKLVGELPTLAEINSIANAPNEAEQKKVYEAHVDRLVADPRFAAKMVDFWRDTLRTAQVGQVQQNQPNRDFAANFAALVTVQGRPYTDLFTATTGTCPTFDPATNALTAADCAANNGAPNVGILTDRGIQAQYFSPMAFRRTRFVQETFVCAKYPTEFTDKPTSMGLTVYTSPWPFDSITGGTGANIRVNFKDTSAVNCANCHTTMNHIAPLFANFDANGAYNATQIQVQVPIAGNPRANLVDWLPDGQQQLGWRFGQNVTDIAGLGQAMAKDQDVAACAVTRAWNYAFSRGDVVGDLATVPAQVTKAEVDAFKAGNMNFKTTLARIFKSDDYTMW from the coding sequence ATGCGCACGCTCCGAAACACAGCCTGGTCGCTCGCCGCAATGGGGCTCGTCGCTGGGCTCGCGGCCTGCTCGAGTGAGGGAGATCCGAACTCGCTCGGCAACCCGCAGAACGTTCTGAACCCTGGGGACCCGTTCGTCCCCGGCCCCGGAGGAGTGCCTGGTGGCGGCTCCGGTGGCGGAGAGGAAGGTCCTCCCGTTCAGCTCGAGCAGCGCAAACGTGACTACGGTGAGTCTCTCCGTGCCGCGTCCCTCAAGCTCGTGGGCGAGCTCCCGACCCTCGCCGAGATCAACTCGATCGCGAACGCCCCCAACGAGGCCGAGCAGAAGAAGGTCTACGAAGCGCACGTCGACCGTCTCGTCGCCGACCCGCGTTTCGCCGCCAAGATGGTCGACTTCTGGCGCGACACCCTCCGCACCGCTCAGGTCGGTCAGGTGCAGCAGAACCAGCCGAACCGTGACTTCGCGGCGAACTTCGCGGCGCTCGTGACGGTGCAGGGTCGCCCCTACACCGACCTCTTCACGGCGACGACGGGCACGTGTCCTACCTTCGACCCTGCGACCAACGCCCTCACGGCGGCCGACTGTGCGGCGAACAACGGCGCGCCCAACGTCGGTATCCTCACCGACCGCGGCATCCAGGCGCAGTACTTCTCGCCGATGGCCTTCCGCCGCACCCGCTTCGTCCAAGAGACGTTCGTCTGTGCGAAGTACCCGACCGAGTTCACCGACAAGCCCACCTCGATGGGCCTCACGGTGTACACGAGCCCCTGGCCCTTCGACAGCATCACCGGCGGCACGGGCGCGAACATCCGCGTGAACTTCAAGGACACGTCGGCGGTCAACTGCGCGAACTGCCACACGACGATGAACCACATCGCCCCGCTCTTCGCGAACTTCGACGCGAACGGCGCGTACAACGCCACGCAGATTCAGGTGCAGGTGCCGATCGCCGGCAACCCGCGCGCGAACCTCGTCGACTGGCTCCCCGACGGGCAGCAGCAGCTCGGCTGGCGCTTCGGCCAGAACGTGACCGACATCGCCGGCCTCGGCCAGGCGATGGCCAAGGACCAGGACGTCGCGGCCTGCGCCGTGACCCGCGCCTGGAACTACGCCTTCTCTCGCGGCGACGTCGTCGGTGACCTTGCCACGGTGCCCGCTCAGGTCACCAAGGCCGAGGTCGACGCCTTCAAGGCCGGCAACATGAACTTCAAAACGACGCTCGCTCGCATCTTCAAGAGCGACGACTACACGATGTGGTGA